In a genomic window of Malassezia japonica chromosome 4, complete sequence:
- a CDS encoding uncharacterized protein (EggNog:ENOG503P8F3; COG:S), producing MSARFGYWNLSTPGAPRGQEGQEGARPPIVTSPAGTAPVRSQEGDTSADRITYERINAPLPLNPDEAHDAKLAENPFDASVSYASSSSSRPGSSEGGQGASSNALHLTPLHPMTPRSQTSSSTRTSMDASPDPDAGPSAGPGLKTAMRHARHFYSTFRRNASDGSGDGAEDEEAPRYKRSGTAFWRAKFSGDDAQEEEAGYQTHSRRAERATRNVSAPRPGAPPPPSMLLASATSTAPNSPGPSAASLESAEAETSLQRTDSAGSRRSFGSSVASGGPSRTGSLLGRSDAALGDVAEEPSAPPPPPPPPPPIPPPPPIPQENDTKRAMFLRARSKSVDHLQRLLHISKGKEQKSSKKGRKQESAARAARPPTEPRILEGVPMGADTSAATPAPTVLDAGSRMSEEQEREAADESRASLEQEPGAERVPGAERAPGIERAPSIEQRLPLSPEKASARSTASGDTFASLSNTSQATAQEIRSDVEAEDEPQATVARSGSSGAKSTHSLEPTQEVHAEDVAAQIEQMLAAPLSGSSDERPPPEAGAAPWDASFPISPWGETPTTPLHAPVELTGTRGLLEGLALDEAEEKEAPGSPASQYSQVSTSRRDVAPTTPGSDEHWHPVEEEEGDWHESVAPYVRPRMQRRPSVNRVLEPLNVKTLHPAIAAPLKSSPLQETHERPDTANSNESGSSHMGLSGAWALGKQRLLNRVEGRSNSSADPVLPDSGATTPMRRRPEEEGLHVPSTTPQSASPLRPSTELDESDDLGPMVPKAMLRPSKSSSLLNVMAQQAQRKVRKSRADIASPDDEEPRSASAHGDAPRSLEHFRERSRSVSAPSEDTDENVPPVPPPPPPPNPLRRGRRGDDAPPLLSHKSAVDLRAVARAEAPRTPSGAEPPMYRSKRNKSQPTLRIADDHEFLKALEQVRSQHQERMALRAQARTARKASMPNLRQVSPVLRRPPLPSRSRASSSASGKGVDDEPEPLPDMPAEAAEGETSQDPVFSTSFLELDSGTDSEALSDSPPSDASNEVEKSEVREGDDPLSTSESSEDESIANELGIGHATGNTPSKPFTNDADWKKEVKGLFLIRELVQTERSYARHLESLLIVVLKWTGTTNTSTRMPANVLMPSHPSSSTLRLPSNAPPPHLITLRKMLPQLISISRALVYRIEESPSSVGVAHAFIVIRDQLEEVHVAWSGVVGATLRALRATEASKGKAKGRLGLVPVLPPPGSELNAAGPRRSSSRDDSELPSAALDVASGHDRRPEPKQKPQSKELSPVDVAIMPTQRIPRYSLLLRDLLSNTSPGTPSYETLENALRIVQELGKRCDLASSKTQ from the coding sequence ATGTCGGCGCGGTTCGGCTACTGGAATCTTTccacgccgggcgcgccgcgaggccaggaaggccaagaaggcgcgcggccgcccaTTGTCACGTCGCCCGCCGGgacggcgccggtgcggaGCCAGGAAGGCGACACGTCGGCGGACCGCATTACATATGAGCGTATCAATGCGCCGCTACCGCTAAATCcagacgaggcgcacgacgcgaAGCTCGCAGAAAACCCATTCGACGCGTCGGTGTCCTAcgcctcctcttcctcgtcgaggccgggGAGCTCAGAGGGGGGGCAGGGTGCATCGTCGAATGCGCTGCACTTAACACCGCTACACCCGATGACGCCCCGCTCGCAGACGAGTTCAAGTACACGGACGAGCATGGATGCTTCGCCGGACCCCGACGCAGGGCCCAGTGCTGGGCCGGGCCTCAAGACGGCCATGCGGCATGCCCGCCACTTTTACTCGACCTTCCGGCGGAACGCCTCGGACGGGTCAGGCGATGGGGCAGAGGACGAAGAGGCACCGCGCTACAAGCGCTCGGGCACCGCGTTCTGGCGCGCCAAGTTTAGTGGCGACGACGCCCaggaggaagaggcggGATACCAGACCCattcgcggcgcgccgagcgggcgacgcgcaacgtgtcggcgccgcgcccgggggcaccaccgccgccgagcatgcTGCTCGCCTCAGCGACGTCTACAGCGCCAAACAGCCCggggccgagcgccgcaagccTCGAAAGCGCCGAGGCAGAGACGTCCTTGCAGCGCACCGATTCCGCaggctcgcgccgctcgttcggctcgagcgtcgcatcAGGCGGGCCATCGCGCACCGGCTCACtgctcggccgcagcgacgcggcgctcggcgacgtggccgaagagccgagtgcgccgccgccgccgccgccgccgcctccgcCGATtcccccgccgccgccgattCCCCAAGAGAATGACACGAAGCGCGCCATGTTCCTCCGTGCGCGCAGCAAGAGCGTCGATCACCTCCAGCGGTTGCTGCACATCTCCAAAGGAAAAGAGCAAAAGTCCTCGAAAAAGGGGCGCAAGCAGGAgagtgcggcgcgtgcagcgcgcccaCCGACCGAGCCGCGCATCCTCGAAGGCGTGCCTATGGGCGCAGATACCTCGGCAGCAACGCCGGCGCCCACTGTCTTGGATGCCGGGTCGCGCATGagcgaggagcaggagcgcgaagcggccgacgagtcgcgtgcgtcgctcgagcaggagccaggcgccgagcgtgtgccaggcgccgagcgcgcgccgggcatcgagcgcgcgccgtcgatcgAACAGCGCCTCCCACTGAGCCCCGAAAaggcctcggcacgctccacTGCATCGGGCGACACGTTTGCTTCACTGTCCAACACTTCGCAGGCCACTGCACAGGAGATCCGCTccgacgtcgaggccgaagaCGAGCCGCAAGCGACCGTCGCACGCAGtggcagcagcggcgcaaaaTCTACACACTCACTGGAGCCCACGCAAGAGGTCCATGCCGAggacgtcgccgcgcagatCGAGCAGAtgctcgctgcgcccctGTCGGGaagcagcgacgagcggccgccgccagaGGCGGGTGCTGCGCCGTGGGACGCTTCGTTCCCGATTAGCCCATGGGGCgagacgccgacgacgcctCTGCATGCGCCGGTGGAGCTCACAGGCACccgcggcctgctcgaaGGCCTCGCTTtggacgaggccgaagAGAAGGAGGCGCCGGGCAGCCCAGCGTCGCAATACTCGCAAGTatcgacgagccgccgcgacgtcgcgccgacgaccccTGGCTCTGATGAGCACTGGCATCCGGTGGAGGAAGAAGAGGGCGACTGGCACGAGTCGGTCGCGCCGTATGTGCGTCCCcgcatgcagcgccgccCCTCGGTCAACCGCGTGCTTGAGCCGCTGAACGTCAAGACGCTCCATCCGGCCAttgcggcgccgctcaaATCTTCGCCGCTCCAGGAAACGCACGAGCGGCCGGACACGGCGAACTCGAACGAGTCCGGCTCGAGTCATATGGGCCTCAGCGGCGCCtgggcgctcggcaagcagcGGCTGCTGAACCGCGTCGAAGGGCGTAGCAACTCGAGCGCAGATCCCGTGCTGCCCGActcgggcgcgacgacgccaatgcgccgccggcccgAGGAAGAGGGGCTGCATGTGCCGAGTACCACGCCGcagtcggcgtcgccgctgcgtccCTCGAcagagctcgacgagagcgacgaTCTGGGGCCGATGGTGCCCAAGGCGATGCTGCGCCCGTCCAAGTCGTCGAGTCTCCTGAATGTcatggcgcagcaggcacagcgcaaggtgcgcaaGTCGCGCGCGGATATTGCGTcgcccgacgacgaggagccgcgcagcgcctcggcacacggcgatgcgccgcgatcgCTCGAGCACTTCCGTGAGCGATCGCGCTCcgtctcggcgccgagcgaggatACCGATGAAAACgtgccgccggtgccgccgccgccgccgccgccaaaTCCCCTGCGCAGGGGGCGGCggggcgacgacgcgccgccgctcttGTCGCACAAGAGCGCGGTCGACCTACGtgccgtggcgcgcgccgaagcgccGCGGACGCCGTCCGGGGCCGAGCCGCCCATGTACCGCTCGAAGCGGAACAAGAGCcagccgacgctgcgcattGCCGACGACCACGAGTTcctcaaggcgctcgagcaagTGCGGTCACAGCACCAGGAGCGCATGGCGCTCCGTGCCCAAGCCCGCACCGCGCGCAAGGCCTCGATGCCAAACTTGCGGCAGGTGTCAcccgtgctgcgccggccgccgctgccatcgcgctcgcgtgCATCGTCTagcgcgagcggcaagggcgtcgacgacgagcccgagccgctccCCGATATGCCGGCCGAAGCGGCAGAGGGGGAGACCTCGCAGGACCCCGTCTTTTCTACCTCCTTCCTCGAACTCGACTCGGGCACGGATTCCGAGGCGCTGAGTgactcgccgccgtcggaTGCGAGCAACGAGGTGGAGAagagcgaggtgcgcgagggcgacgaccCGCTCTCGACCTCGGAGTCGAGCGAGGACGAGTCGATCGCGAACGAGCTGGGCATTGGCCATGCTACGGGCAACACGCCGAGCAAGCCGTTTACGAACGACGCAGACTGGAAGAAGGAGGTCAAGGGCCTCTTTCTTATTCGCGAGCTCGTACAGACCGAGCGCAGCTATGCACGTCACCTAGAGAGCCTGCTCATTGTCGTGCTCAAGTGGACCGGCACGACAAACACCTCGACACGGATGCCGGCTAATGTCCTAATGCCATCCCATCCGTCGTCGTCTACGttgcgcctgccgagcaATGCGCCACCGCCTCACCTCAtcacgctgcgcaagatGCTGCCGCAACTTATCTCGATCAGCCGCGCGTTGGTCTATCGTATCGAGGAGAGCCCAtcgagcgtcggcgtcgcccaTGCCTTCATTGTCATCCgcgaccagctcgaggaggtgCACGTTGCGTGGAGTGGCGTCGTGGGTGCAACAttgcgtgcgctgcgcgccaccGAAGCGTCCAAGGGCAAGGCCAAGGGACGCCTCGGCCTAGTGCCGGTGCTGCCCCCGCCGGGCTCGGAGCTGAACGCGGccgggccgcggcgcagctcgtcgcgcgacgactCGGAACTGCCCagtgccgcgctcgacgttgCGTCCGGTCATGACCGGCGCCCTGAGCCGAAGCAAAAACCACAGTCCAAGGAGCTGAGCCCCGTGGACGTCGCCATCATGCCGACCCAGCGCATTCCGCGGTAC